DNA sequence from the Halocalculus aciditolerans genome:
CTCGATGCCCTGCGTCCCCGTGCGGTAGAGGTCGGAGTTCACGAAGAGGATGGTCCGCTGGAGCGCCTCGAACGGCGACGTCGCCACCACTTCGTCGTCCTCCACGAGGAGCACGAGGTCGTCCTCGGCGTCGGGGACGTCTCGCTCCTCGATGTCCACCGACTGGTGCTCGAACGTCGACTGCATCATCTGCGCGAGGGCGTCCGGCCCCGTGCGGTTCACGACGACCAGCGACCGCTCGGCGTCGGGCACGCGGTCGAGGAACCGCGCTAGCGACATCCGGCACCTCCGCGTCCGGCGAGCGAGCGGCCGCGAACGCGACCCGGACGAAACGACGCGGTATCGGCTCCCGTCATACGCGCTGGAGTTCGATGCGGACCACCGCGCCGCGCGGCTCGTTGTCCTCCACCCAGACACGGCCGCCGAACTGGTCGACGAGCTGGTCGACGAGGTAGAGCCCGAGCCCGGTCCCCGAGCTGTCGAGGCCCTGCTCGCCGTACTCGAACACCTCGCGTTTCTGCGCGTCCGAAATCCCGGGGCCGTTGTCCGCGACCGACACCGTGCACGTCTCCTCGTCGACGGCGACGCCGACGTCGATGCGGACCTCGTCGGAGTCGTTGTGGAACACGGCGTTGTCGAGGACGTTCGTGAACACCGAGGAGAGCAGCGGCGTCCCCAGCACGCGGACCGCCGGCATCTCCTCCGGCCCCTCGACGACGAGGTCGTCCGCCTGATACTCGAACGTCGACCGCACCTGGTCGATCTCTTCGAGGAGGACCGCGCCGAGCGAGATCGGTTCGAGCGTCGGGTCCTCGTCGCCCATAATCTCCGTGAGGTCGCGGACGTCCTCCGTGAGCGCGGCGGTGTGCGCGGCGGCGTCGAGCACGCGCGTGAGTATCTCGCGCTGGTCGGCCGACAGCCCGTCGCGTAACTCCCGCCCCCACCCCTGCACGACCGTCATGTCGTTCCGGATGTCGTGGCGGATGATCTGGTTGAGGAGCGCGTACTGGTCGCGTTCCGAGTTGAGCGCTTCCTCGGCGCGTTTCCGCGCGGTCACGTCCTGCTGGAACCCGACCCAGTTCGTCACCTCGCCGGTCGCGTCGCGGAGCGGCGCG
Encoded proteins:
- a CDS encoding PAS domain-containing protein, producing MTGEYTTPAFESLADGIAVVDAHGATVTANDAWRAFLEETGIDPSVTRTASTYLQTLLDADRSPTAASDLDVVLTLPYQASSDAYSHRLRVGPFTHDGELFATLTAVGEESPTVTPLKTRAMDEAPVGITISDYTRPGNPLVYANAAFERITGYDVVNTLGRNCRFLQSADTDPDAVAEFREAIRANEGTTVELRNERADGEEFWNAVTIAPLRDATGEVTNWVGFQQDVTARKRAEEALNSERDQYALLNQIIRHDIRNDMTVVQGWGRELRDGLSADQREILTRVLDAAAHTAALTEDVRDLTEIMGDEDPTLEPISLGAVLLEEIDQVRSTFEYQADDLVVEGPEEMPAVRVLGTPLLSSVFTNVLDNAVFHNDSDEVRIDVGVAVDEETCTVSVADNGPGISDAQKREVFEYGEQGLDSSGTGLGLYLVDQLVDQFGGRVWVEDNEPRGAVVRIELQRV